The following is a genomic window from Acidimicrobiales bacterium.
CAGCGTTCCGGTGGGCGGAGCGGCCTCGTTCCAGGACCCCGGAACAGGGGACCCGTCACTGGTGGTGCAGCCCGAGCGCGGCGTCTTCCTGGCCTTCGACGCCGTGTGCCCGCACGCCGGATGCCCGGTCGAGTACTCGGCGTCGGACCGGTCGTTCGTGTGCCCGTGCCACGGATCGCAGTTCAACGGGCGCACCGGGGCGGTCGAGGTGGGGCCGGCTCAAAGCGGGCTCACCCGGATCGCGATAGCCGAGGACTCCGACGGCCAGCTCTATGCAAAATGAGAGCGCCATCGCCGGATGACCCCCTACGCCGCGTCGGGCGGGGGTGGTCGCCCGCTCCTCGGGTCCTTGGCCCGGTTGTGGAACCCGCACAGCAGCTGGCCGTTCTCCTGGATGGTCGGGCCGTCCTGGGAGTACGGGATCACGTGGTCGACCTGGCACTGCGGGAGGCGACGGTCGCAGTAGGGATGGGCACAGCGCCGGTCTCGCAGCTCCACTGCCCGCCGGGTGGCCCCGGTGAACAGCCGGGCCCGCTTGGACACCTCCACCCTTCTCCCCGGCCCGAACACCGCCCGCTCGATGTAGGCGCCGTCGAGCCAGGGCACCACGGCGCGGGGGGAGATCACGGTGCCGTTGGCCAGTTCCAGGATGCGCCCGTGCAGGGTCTCGTAGCCCACGAACACCGAGAACAGGGGGGCGGGGCGCTGGGCCCCGGGGGGCGTGGAGGCCGACCGGGTGGCCATCTCGACCAGGGCGTCGGCCCGGCGCTGGGCGGCGCTCCGGTCCAGCTCGTCAGGCCTGGGATCGTGGCCCAGTCTCGCTTTGGCCGCCGCCCAGTCGGCCGCGAAGGCCTGGTTCTCCAGGCGGGCCAGCTCGGCGTCCACGATCGCCCCCGAGAGCGGGTCGAGGGTCATCTTGCCGAACCAGGTGCCCCCCAGGGACTCCACCAGGTAGACGTCGCGCCGGTTGCGGCGCTCCTCCTCGTCGGAGTCGGTCCCCTCGGGATCGGCGTGCTGTTTCCAGTAGGCGGCAACGGCTGCGAAGTCGTCGAAGCGGAGCGAGGCGGCCTGTCCCACCAGGGACTCCTCGGCCTCGGTGAGGTCGTACATGGTGCGCCGGTTGCCGAGGCCGACCAGGACGGCGGCGTGGGCCGCCCCGATCCGGCCCTCCAGCCAGGCCGCCTCGGCATGGGGAAGGCCGTGGATGCGCCGGCCCAGGCGGGCCGCCCTGCGGCACTCCGGGGTGGGAAGGCGCGTCTCGGTGGACAGCCACGCCGGGCCCGACCGGGCCCCGCTGGCGGCCCACTCCCCGCCGTCGGCGAAGTCGCCTTCGGCAATGGCGGTCACCGCCTGGAGGCGGGACAGGGCCCGGCACAGCCGGACCGTCTCCTGCCCCGTCGGGCGGGGCCGGTCCTCGGCCGTCACCGCCTCGACGAGGTGGTCGAGCGCCTCCTCCAGCGCCGTCAATTCCATGGGTGTATTTCACCAGGAGGGTGTGACAGTGCCGGGAAAGG
Proteins encoded in this region:
- a CDS encoding DUF222 domain-containing protein codes for the protein MTALEEALDHLVEAVTAEDRPRPTGQETVRLCRALSRLQAVTAIAEGDFADGGEWAASGARSGPAWLSTETRLPTPECRRAARLGRRIHGLPHAEAAWLEGRIGAAHAAVLVGLGNRRTMYDLTEAEESLVGQAASLRFDDFAAVAAYWKQHADPEGTDSDEEERRNRRDVYLVESLGGTWFGKMTLDPLSGAIVDAELARLENQAFAADWAAAKARLGHDPRPDELDRSAAQRRADALVEMATRSASTPPGAQRPAPLFSVFVGYETLHGRILELANGTVISPRAVVPWLDGAYIERAVFGPGRRVEVSKRARLFTGATRRAVELRDRRCAHPYCDRRLPQCQVDHVIPYSQDGPTIQENGQLLCGFHNRAKDPRSGRPPPPDAA